AGGCGCTCTGCCCCGGCTTCAGCGTGACCGTGGTGGCGGTGCTGCCGGTCTCGCGCTGCGGGTCGTCGCCCAGCTGCGTGCCGGACGCGTTCAGGAACGCGGCGCCGGGATAGCCGCGGACCGTGCAGGTACGGCCCGACGCGTTGGTGAGGACGATCGGGAAGTTCTCCTGGCCGGCGCCCGGGTCGTTGCCGCCGACCTTCGCCCGCAGCTCGGAGGTGTGGCACCGGGAGCTGCTCGCGGTGCCGGTGTTGGTGCTCGTGCCGCCGGAGCCCGAGGACGTGGAGGTCGACGTCGAGGATCCCGACGAGGCCGAGTCCGAGCCGGTGGCGGTGTTGGTTCCGCTCGACGTGGAGGCCGGCGTGCCGGACCCGTCGGCCGAGGGGTCGCCGCCCGCGGGAGCGGCCGTACCCGACTGGGTCTGCGGGCTGCTCACCGTGCCGCTGCCGTCGCCACAGGCCGTCGTCAGGCCCAGGACGGCCACGGCGCTCACGAGCAGGGCCGCCCGGCGCAGGGACTGAGACGTGTTCGCCATCTTCAACACTCCTGGAAGTTCACCGCACAGCGCCTCGCGCGCTGTCACAAGGGTCCGATGCGGGTGCGCGTCGAAAGGTTCGCGGGATCACCGGATTTTTTCAGACAGTGCTGCCGACAGCGATTCCGACACCGATCAGGTGACCCGCAGCGACCGGAGTATGCGCGCGGTCGCGTCACCGCTGTGCTGCCGGATCTGGACGTACACCTGGGGCTGCGCGGCGCCGCCGACCATGCGCAGCGCGGTCTCCGAGAGGGTGCCCGTGCCGCCCGAGCAGTCGCTCCAGGTGCGGATCGTGCCGCGCCAGGTGGCGTTCGCGTAGGCGCGGCTGCCGTCGTAGCGGCAGCCGGAGTGGGCGATGGCGTCCACCTCGGTGCTCACGCTGCCGTGCTCGCTCAGGCCGATGAACACGCCGTTCACGTCCGCCGAGAGGTCCGGCCACTTCGACAGGTCGTCGGCGACGGCCAGCCCCGGCTCCTGCCCGGCCGTCAGCCCGAGGGCGCGCGGATTCCAGCCCGAGTCACGCAGCTGACGGCCCCACGCGTTGGGCACCTCGGCCACGATCCGGCCGGTGCTGTCCTTGACCCGCAGATCCGAACTCCCGGACGAAAAAGGGAAGTTCAGCACCGCGGCGCCCGCGCCCGCGGCCACCACGACGAACAGCCCCGCCATCAGCGCGACCCCCGGTGCCGGCTGTGCGGTCTGCGCTGTCGGCGCGCGGGGGCGGCCTCGGCGGCCAGCCGCTCCAGCTCCTCCGCGAACTCCCGCGCCGTCGGCCAGCGCTTCTCCCGGTCCGGCTCCAGCGCGCGGAGCAGGGCCCGCTGGAGCTCGGGGGACACGTCCGGGCGCAGCCGGTCCGGCCGGACGACCTGCCCGGGCGCCCCCGGGACCGTGCCGGTGAGCAGCTCGTAGCCGACCGCGCCCAGGCTGTACACGTCGGCGCGCTCGTCGATGCCGTACCCGGGCTGCGCCTGCTCCGGCGGCTGATAGCCCGCCGAACCGGCGGCCAGGGTGAGGCCCGACCCCTGCGCCAGGCTCTTGGCCAGGCCCAGGTCGGCGAGCAGTACGCGGTAGCTGCCGTCCGGGGCGGTGCGCAGCAGCACGTTGGTCGGCTTGATGTCCCGGTGGACGATGCCCGCCTTGTGCAGCGCGGCGGCGCCCCGGGCGGCCAGCGCGGTCAGCCGCAGCGCCTCGGAGACGGGCAGCGGACCCGACGTGAGCAGATCGGCGAGGGTGCCGGCGTCGGCGTACTCCATGACGAAGTACGGCCGTCCGTCCGGCAGCTCGCCGATGTCGTAGACCTGCACCACCCTGTTCGAGTCGGCCCGGCGCAGCAGGCGGGCCTCGGAGAGGAAGCGGTCGACGATGTCGAGGCGGTGCGCCCAGTTGTCGGCGAGGACCTTCACGGCCACCGGGGCTTCGAGCACGTCGTCGTGCGCGAGCCAGACCGTGCCGAACGCGCCGGTGCCCAGGCGGCGTTCGAGTCTGTAGCGGCCGATCTGTTCGACGAAGTGCATGCGACTATCATGCCTGCTCGTGGACCGAGGCGGAGGAGTGGATCCAGTGCAGGACAAGGCGCGGACCGAGGAACTGGCGCGGCGGGCCGCGGCCGGTGACCCGGGTGCCCTGGACGAACTGCTGCGGACGATCGGACCCGAGGTCCTCAGGCGGTGCGGGCGCTTCCTGCCGTGCCGTGAGGACGCCGAGGAAGCGGCCCAGGACGTACTGATGCAGGTCGCCCGGAAGATCGGCACGTTCGAGGGCCGCAGCCTCTTCAGCACCTGGCTCTACACGGTGGTCGCCAACGGCGCCCGGCAGAAGTACCGCGAGCTGAAGCGGCGGGCCGCCGAGCAGCCCGCCGAGATCGACGTGTCACAGCACGTCGATCCGCGCACCACGAGCGTGATCGCCGGATCGAAGATCGACCTCCTGGAGGCGCTGGAGCGCCTGGAGCGGGAGCAGCCGCACCTCGTCGAGCCGCTGGTCTACCGGGACATCTGCAACCTGGAGTACGCCGACATCGCCGATCGCCTCGGCATCCCGCTCGGCACCCTCAAGTCCCGGCTGCACGAGGCCCGCCGCCAGGTCAGGCCCTGGCTCACCGAGCTCTCCTGAGCCGACCGACCTCTTCCGATACGGCTCAGACCTCGTCGAAGAGAGACAGCTCCGCCCAGATCGTCTTGCCGTCCGCCGTGTGCCGGCTGCCCCAGCGCTGGGTGAGCTGCGCGACCAGCAGCAGGCCGCGCCCGCCCTCGTCCCAGGTCTTGGCGCGGCGCAGGTGCGGGGCCGTGTGGTTGGTGTCGGAGACCTCGCAGATCAGCGTGGCCGCGTCATGGATCAGCCGGAGCCGGATGGGGTGCGCGCCGTAGCGGATCGCGTTGGTGACCAGCTCGCTCACCACCAGCTCGGCGGTGAACCCGGCCTCGCTCATGTTCCAGCTGTCGAGCTGCTCCACGACCTGCTTGCGGATCGGGGCGACGAGCGAGGGGTCGGCCGGGATGTCCCAGGTCGCGACCTGCTCGGCCGGTAGCCCCTGGGTGCGGGCCAGCAGCAGCGCCACGTCGTCGGCCGCGCCGCCCGGCGGGAGCACGGCGTGCAGGATCCGGTCGCAGGTCTCGTCCAGGGAGTCCGAGGGGGCGTACAGGGCGTCGAACAGCAGCCGTTGACTGTCGTCGAGGTCCCGGTCGCGGTTCTCGATCAGCCCGTCGGTGTACAGCGCGAGCACGGTGCCCTCGGGCAGCTCCAACTCGGTTGATTCGAAGGGGAGTCCGCCCAGACCGAGCGGTGGCCCCGCGGGCAGGTCGACGGGCTCGGGCGGGCCGCCCGGCCGGATCATGACCGGCAGCGGATGACCCGCGCGGGCCAGCGTGCAACGCCGGGACACCGGGTCGTACACCGCGTACAGGCAGGTCGCGCCCACCTCACCCGGGCTGCCCTCGCCGCCGGCCTCCGCGGACAGCCGTACGACGAGGTCGTCGAGGTGGGTCAGCAGTTCGTCGGGGGCCAGGTCGATGTCGGCGAGGGTGCGGACGGCCGTGCGCAGCCGGCCCATGGTGGCGGAGGCCTGGATGCCGTGGCCGACGACGTCCCCGACGACCATGGCGACCCGCATCCCGGACAGCGGGATCACGTCGAACCAGTCGCCGCCGACCCCGGCGCGCGCCGCCGGCAGATAGCGCGAGGCCGCTTCCAGCGCGGCCGTGCGCGGCAGTTTGCGGGGGAGCAGGCTGCGCTGGAGGGCCAGCGCGGTCTCGCGTTCGCGGGAGAAGCGGCGGGCGTTGTCGATGCAGACGGCGGCGCGGGCCGTGACCTCCTCGGCGAGCAGGACGTCGTCGTCGGCGAACGGGTCGAGGCGCCGGTAGCGGGTGAGGACCGCCACGCCGAGGGTGACCCCGCGGGCCTGGATCGGGACGGCCATCGAGGAGTGGATGCCGTACTCCTCGACACGCTTGGTGCGGGTCCTGTCCCAGGCGAGCCAGAGTTCCAGGGCCCGGCCCGAGGCGACCAGCGTGCGGCCCGCGACGAGCGCGTCGGCCTGCGGGGACTGCTCCGGGTACACGTTCAGCTGGCCCGGCTTGGCGACGGCCTCGGGGCTGCCCTGCTGCACCGACTGGTGCGCGGCCCGGCGCAGTCGGATCGGCGCGGTGATCGCCGCCGGGGGCTCGCCGCCGTGCTCGTGCGGGTCCAGCAGATCGATGCTGACGAAGTCGGCGAGGGCCGGCACACAGACGTCCGCGAGCTCTTGGGCCGTACGGGTGACGTCGAGGGTGGTGCCGATGCGGACGCTCGCCTCATTGACGAGCTGCAGCCGCTCCCGCGAGAGGTAGTTCTCGGTGAAGTCGTGCGCGGCCAGACACACGCCCCGCACCCGGCCCTCGGTGTCCGTGATGGGCGCCATCCGGGCCAGCCAGGCGTGCGCGGTGTCCTCGCCGCCGGTGCGCATGTAGATCTGGAAGTCCTCGGCGGTGCCGGAGGTGAGCACGCGCAGCATGTACTGCTCCAGCTCCGCGCTCTGCGTCTTCCCGCCGATCTCGGTGATCCGCAGCCCCTGGATGCGCTCCTCGGGCAGCCCGATCACCTCGGCCATCGCGTCGTTGACCCGGCTCAGCCGCAACCGCTCGTCGTAGACCGCGATGGCACACGGCGACTGGGTCAGCGCCGCGGTCGCGAGCGGGTCCTCGGCGGCGGGCGGACCGCCTCCCTCCAACGGGGTCACGACGAGCCAGTCGCCCGGCCCGCCGTCCCGGGGCCGCCGGTGGTGGGCCAGCAGCCACACCGGCACGGCGCGCCCGTCGCGGTGGCGCAACGAGACCGTGCCGTCCCAGCGGGCACCCGTGATCGCGGGCAGCGCCTCGGCACCGCCGGCCAGCAACCGTACGGCCGGGCGGCCCACGACCTC
The nucleotide sequence above comes from Streptomyces sp. N50. Encoded proteins:
- a CDS encoding DUF4232 domain-containing protein, which translates into the protein MANTSQSLRRAALLVSAVAVLGLTTACGDGSGTVSSPQTQSGTAAPAGGDPSADGSGTPASTSSGTNTATGSDSASSGSSTSTSTSSGSGGTSTNTGTASSSRCHTSELRAKVGGNDPGAGQENFPIVLTNASGRTCTVRGYPGAAFLNASGTQLGDDPQRETGSTATTVTLKPGQSAWAGLTFSNPEISGAKTATPSWLAVTPPDEQDALHVKWTNGAVPVSGNSSSVRLTVFSAGTGS
- a CDS encoding serine/threonine-protein kinase produces the protein MHFVEQIGRYRLERRLGTGAFGTVWLAHDDVLEAPVAVKVLADNWAHRLDIVDRFLSEARLLRRADSNRVVQVYDIGELPDGRPYFVMEYADAGTLADLLTSGPLPVSEALRLTALAARGAAALHKAGIVHRDIKPTNVLLRTAPDGSYRVLLADLGLAKSLAQGSGLTLAAGSAGYQPPEQAQPGYGIDERADVYSLGAVGYELLTGTVPGAPGQVVRPDRLRPDVSPELQRALLRALEPDREKRWPTAREFAEELERLAAEAAPARRQRRPHSRHRGSR
- a CDS encoding RNA polymerase sigma factor, which encodes MQDKARTEELARRAAAGDPGALDELLRTIGPEVLRRCGRFLPCREDAEEAAQDVLMQVARKIGTFEGRSLFSTWLYTVVANGARQKYRELKRRAAEQPAEIDVSQHVDPRTTSVIAGSKIDLLEALERLEREQPHLVEPLVYRDICNLEYADIADRLGIPLGTLKSRLHEARRQVRPWLTELS
- a CDS encoding SpoIIE family protein phosphatase — protein: MRPVYPFDDAATARVVIDDAGTLVEWNDGARRLLGHTADEVVGRPAVRLLAGGAEALPAITGARWDGTVSLRHRDGRAVPVWLLAHHRRPRDGGPGDWLVVTPLEGGGPPAAEDPLATAALTQSPCAIAVYDERLRLSRVNDAMAEVIGLPEERIQGLRITEIGGKTQSAELEQYMLRVLTSGTAEDFQIYMRTGGEDTAHAWLARMAPITDTEGRVRGVCLAAHDFTENYLSRERLQLVNEASVRIGTTLDVTRTAQELADVCVPALADFVSIDLLDPHEHGGEPPAAITAPIRLRRAAHQSVQQGSPEAVAKPGQLNVYPEQSPQADALVAGRTLVASGRALELWLAWDRTRTKRVEEYGIHSSMAVPIQARGVTLGVAVLTRYRRLDPFADDDVLLAEEVTARAAVCIDNARRFSRERETALALQRSLLPRKLPRTAALEAASRYLPAARAGVGGDWFDVIPLSGMRVAMVVGDVVGHGIQASATMGRLRTAVRTLADIDLAPDELLTHLDDLVVRLSAEAGGEGSPGEVGATCLYAVYDPVSRRCTLARAGHPLPVMIRPGGPPEPVDLPAGPPLGLGGLPFESTELELPEGTVLALYTDGLIENRDRDLDDSQRLLFDALYAPSDSLDETCDRILHAVLPPGGAADDVALLLARTQGLPAEQVATWDIPADPSLVAPIRKQVVEQLDSWNMSEAGFTAELVVSELVTNAIRYGAHPIRLRLIHDAATLICEVSDTNHTAPHLRRAKTWDEGGRGLLLVAQLTQRWGSRHTADGKTIWAELSLFDEV